The genomic window TATGCTGCCTCTGGGTTGTTCTGCTTTCGGTTCTCCTCCTCCCAAATTCTGTCAACAAATTTTCAAAATTCTGGAATTGTACAGTTTGCCACCACTTTCTGTTCCCGTGGACCTTTCCCCCTCTCTTACATGCACAAGTGCATTCATAAAACACTACACAAAAGCAATTATGATGCAATTGCACCAAGTCTCTATTTTAATACAGCATTTTAACAGTGAGCACATATGCTCCTGCACACTGACCTCACACAGCCATGCACATTTCTTAATACAGTCTGGTGTACAATCTCATCAAGTTGTGGGTTTTTGCAGTTTGTTACCAATGCATTCCTGAGTTAGGTCTAGGAAAACAAAGGGACACGTTCCTTGACACGTTCTTTGCTCCTTGGCTCTCTCATAGACTGTCCTCCATTGATTTGAAAGCATTGAGAAAGATTGTTCTTTGGGTTCAGAATATACCTGGAAAATGCCATTGCCCTATACATCTCAGTAGTTCAAGACAGACCTCAGCAGCTGTAGGTGTGAATGAAATAACAGACGGTGCTAGGGACAAGATGCATCTATTCCCCACTGTGAGACTTAACTTTTGGAGAACCCTGAAGAATgacaccctgcacatgcccaatctcatctgatcttggaagctaagcagggtcaggcctggttagtacttggatgggagaccgcctgggaatactgtgtgctgtaggcttataccatagtctttcgagactgaaggttgccaaccatctgaagAATGACATCCCTAACATCTCCCACACCATTTTCACAAGGGATCCCCAAAATGGCAAAGATGGTGACAAAACAGGGATGGTGATCTAGTGAAGACTGAGACCAGGAAATAGGCACGGCCCTGTTAGGTAGGTATGGTTGCAGCAAATGTAGAATGCACATGATTGCTGGTATACCTCCACTATACACATCAGATTATCATGGCTTCTCCCAAAGAATGCTGCTCCACCCACATGAGTATGGGGTGGGGCTtaaacttgcccccccccccagttaggcTACAGGGCAGCAAGTGAAGGCCAGTTGCAGATCCCCCTTCTTCAGTACAGCAAACTGCTGGCCTGGCACCATTCTGTTAGTGAACTCTACACTTCCATCCTAAGCAGCTGACTCAGATCAGCAGGGTTCTGTCATAAGTGcatacaggattgtagccattgTACCACCTTGGTGTCCCTTGTTCTGTGTGTGAATGTGGAAAAGAGAGAGGCATGATTTACGGGCCATAATATTTATGGGCCATGGTCCAGCCATAAATTTTCCGGGTGTTGGCACAATCAGAGGGGAAACTGAACTCATTGTTGCTGCACCTCCTATGGTCTCTCCCTGTACAGTAGTGCTTGTTACTATAAAGGGAGATATCAGAGGTGCAGCAGAAACAAGCTCAGCAATAAACCATTATAAGCTGAGGCTTTTTTCATTGGTGGCTAACAGGTGAAGCTCTGCTTCTCCTGACCACACATCCTTGATTAAGACTGTTTCCTTAGATGCAGACAGATTTTCCCACAGGGTCTGAGACAAAAAGTTAGCTAATGCAATAGCACCACCTGCAGGCAAGCAGGAGAAATAACAGCACAAGGGACCTGAATGCAGCTTCCTTAGGATCTTGGATGGGGCCTataagatcatctagtccaaccacctgcctgtagcaggaaatcctcctagagcatctccagcaggtcctTGACGAGCCTCTGCTTGGAGATCTCTAGAGAGGGagaaccaccacctccctcagcaatctgttccactgctgaaccaacTTTATCACTAAGAAATTCTTCTTGATATCCAACCTGGCTGAATGATGGATTTGAGCAGTGTTCCCTctacttatcccccccccccaagtgagcAGAGTGTTCCTCTCTGCATCCTGTCAGCTTTTCTCCctttgttcccccctccccccatgtcatGGCCAAGTGTGGAAAACTTGCTAGTACCAAGCCCCGGATTTTTAGAATCTCTAAAGAGGCTGCCTGGGCACAGCTCTTTTAAGGTTACTTTTCCTAAGGTTACTTTTATAACAAAGCTTACAAAAAGGAGTTAACACCCCACTGATTCTCAAAATGAGAGAAAGTAAAACAAATCAAGTCTATTACTATAAGGAAAAGGGAGACAAGACAACAGACTCACAGTTAGCGCAGCCAAACGGACAGAATGAAACTACTTTTACAAATTAGGAACATAGTTAAAACATACAGACATCAAATGGTTGCACAATATAACCTTCAAACTCTCTTTCTAGCAACCAATACAACTATAAAAGGTTTCCAGAATGACTAGCAAAAGACAAGCCTAACCCTGTATTAAACCCCAAAGGCTCTATAGATAGCAAGTTCCTTCACACCTTGGCAAACCACCAGAACCCTCTTCCTGAACCCTCTCCTCTCATGATTCAAAACAGAGCCCAAGAATACTAACTTCCTGAACATTTACCCTCCAACTGAGAACTATCTCACCTTCTAATTGGGTAGCCCTAATTCTCTGCCTTGCCCCTTCTATTTAAAGCCAACTCACCCTCTTAAACCTCAggggcacccacccacccaggtgAGAACCAGTTCTGCCAAGACACTTTTGGCATGATTTGCCACTGCCCTTCCTGGTGCAGCCAGTTGCTGCTTGACTTCACAGTCTGTTGGGTGATAAGGAGTGGTGCCTCTCCCTTTGCGGCCCTTCTCAGGCTCTGGTGTACCACTCCGGAGCACTTTCCCTTGACTTCTGTTCCTGGCTCTCCCTTGTAGGGCAAGAGCCAAGAACAGAAGTGGATAGAGTGCCAAGAGGGAGAGCAAAGAGAGATTTGCTGCCACCTAAAGGATTCAGCCCAGCCATGTTTTTATGAGGGGTGCAAAGCTTCCATTACAGCTGCAGGCAGCAAAGCTTACAGGGAAGACTCATCTGGAAAGCAGCGATGTGAGATGCACTGCCTGGCAGTATCTGCATCCCTCCTGATCAGTTCCATGCTGGGGTTTCAAGGCACACGGATCACAGGGTGCATTTTACAGAGGAGAGACTAACTCGTAAGAGTCTTCTGATGTTAGCTTCGCTTTGCCAGGGTTCTTATACATTCTGGGAAAATAGACAGGAAGAACTGCAAAGAAGAGGGAACAGAAGCCCTCCTCCAGCATCCATGGCAACATCGTCAACAGAAATCTTGATAGTCCTCTCTTCCCCAAACACCAGGCCAGCCATGCACAGAAGGATCCAATTTGTGCAAAGCATGAGAAAGCACTGCCAGAGCATCACTCAACTCCACCACAGGCACACAATATGCAACAGGCCCAAACAGGCCTTTTGACTCCGTCATCTCTTCATTTGGCTTGGTGGGTGGGTTGGAATTGGATCTCTTTGTACGACACCCTGCCCATGTCCCCTGGCTTCAGTCTCTGGGTGGGTGGAACCTGGATCTCGCAGTACAACATATTGTCTTCTTCGATTGTCTGATGTCTGGCTTCACTCTGTAGCAGAGGAGAGAAAATGCTGAGGAGAGCGAGGTAATGCCTGATCCCTGGGAAAGCAGAGAGAACAGGAGGGAGAGCTGGCTCAGGTATTCAACTGAGAGGGGTTGCTCAAGAGGAGCTCATTGAGAAGAAgctgttctctttctctctcccccccccccccccggggtggtGGTTCCTGTTGAAATGGAAGGTCAGGgctgaaatgttttaaataaatacatccccGAGCAGCTCTTCGCAAACAATCTGATCAGATCAACCGGCAATTTCTTTTTCCCAATGTGCAGGTACCATGTCTGTaccatagggcacaatccaaagcaggtctactcagaagtaagtcctattgtattccatgggacttactccctggaaagtgaggttaggattgcagcctgagggcgcaatcctaaccccttatgtcagtgcttttgagcactgacttaagggcaatgcagctccaaggtaagggaacaaacattcccttactttgaggtggcctccgcgagtgacacccaactgcaggatgcagcacatgtcccattggcactgttatgtcattgctggaaagtactgacataaggggttaggattgagccctaagtcttaTAAGCGAGTCTCTCTTTCCTGGAAATTTACTgcagaactgcagccaatgggTAGTGGATTGGCACCAATCCAGGGATCACATAGAGGAGCCCTGTCCTACAACACCATTATAAATGTAAGTTTATTTATCAGGGCAGAGCCTCAAGGAATGTTGGAATGATGGAGAAAGTTTGATTTTTGCTTTAATGAAGTTGTATTTGTCCTCTATTTAGGCCCTTTCCCCCAAGTTAAAACTATTAACCTGGAGAAAAAGCACATACAGTTTGATGCTGTAACCCACACGTAGCCCAGAGTGGgctataaacacacacaaaaatgaaccAAATTGGTACCTGTAACTgtaaggctgccttctggggctcaAAGTTCCTTCAATTGATGAACTCAGTTTCTTCCTTGCTTTCTTGTGGCTGAAACGCTTCCTCACTTTTCCAAACTTCCAGAGTGGAAAGAAAGGTATCAAAAACTGGAATTGTAACAGTACCAtgctaggcctgtctactcagaaataagctctaCTTAGTTCAATGGGGGCTTGTGACCACGTAAAtatctataggattgtagcctaagttgTCTTCCTTGAAATCTAACAAACTCCACTCAACTCCAAAACCACAGGATATGGTTTCCAGACAGTCCTCAGTCCAGCAAAATTGTGAGGATagtgatgatgaagaagaagatgaatatttatatatcactttcaatgacaaagttcacaaagtgatttactaCAGCAGAAGGAATGATACAATCATTCACCATCCCAacggggctcacagtctaaaaggaaAGATGCCACCAGAAGCCCCTGGAAGGGACACTCCATTGGGCTgagcagttgctcttcccctgctaaatgggGGCTTACCAGGTCAGATTGGGTCTCTATGCCCAGCTATTGGGGCCGATGAGAAAGAGCCTCTGCTTCTCTGCAACTTTCCCTCGAAGTTAGATCATGTCAAGAGATGCCCAGAAGCTCCACCACAGGTCCACTGGTTGTACAAGTGGACATCAAAATTTCGTACATCAAAATTTCAAGAAATTTTGTTTTCAAGAAATTTCAAGAAATTCAAGAAATTTTCAAGAAATTTCGTACATCAAAATTTCAAGAAAGTGACTGTTGGGAAAGGTgcggctgaccaaggggagtagcgTAAAACCTATACACTCTGCACCCCATTCCTGCTCTTTCCATTCTGCAGTTGAATGGGGAGGGCAATTGGAAGAttaagaagggggggaagggatgtACAAGAAGAAGGCTGGTCCaaaatgcctgaacttggctGGATGGCCACAAACTGACAGCTTGACTGAACTGGATGCAATAACTAGTAGAAtctggaggaaggggcagataACTACAAAACAAGGATATAAACCTCCATTGGATGGGCGGGGGGGAGACGACACCAGCCAGCCACTCCATCCCATCTCGTTACCGTAAAGTGGGCTTTATGGCCTATTTGGTGGATACATGCCAGTCTCTGCAGGAGAGCTAGCTAGGAGGGCTAGCTAGCTTTCTTTCTTTGGGGAAACccagacttaagaacataagaacagccccactggatcaggccataggcctatctagtccagcttcctgtatctcacagcggcccaccaaatgccccagggagcacaccagataacaagagacctcatcctggtgccctcccttgcattggcattctgacatagcccatttctaaaatcaggaggttgctcatacacatcatggcttgtaacacgtaatggatttttcctccagaaacttgtccaatccccttttaaaggcatccaggccagatgccgtcaccacatcctgtggcaaggagttccacagaccaaccacacactgagtaaaacttgcagcacaatcctatgcatgcctacattcaatgggacttactccccaggtaagagtgcataggataaCAGCCCTAGAGAAAGATCCAGCCCTAATCCCTATCCTGCCAGTAAAGACTTTGGGGGAATGGAGTTTCAAAGAGCTTCAGAGGGCCATCCCAGGATCATGGCCCCTGCATCTAGGATACCAGGCGGTTTCTTTGGGAGGCTACAGCTTCCCCAAAGGGCTCTGGGAGGGTAGGcatgtccaaaaataaggaaaaacgGAAGGGGGGGAATCCACAAAAATATCTCAAGCAGTATCTGCACATTGGTACATACCCCTCTTCATTCTTGGGTGATAATAGTAAACCAGTAAGATCAATGGGATCAGAAGCACAAAAGCCAAGCGCACGTACATCAGAACTGGTCCAGATGAATCTCGTGGCTGAACTAAGAGAAACGGAGGTGTGAAATTGCCACCTTTAGGTTTGCCACCTGCCCTCTTTTTGCAGGCTCAAGACAAGGCACAGTGTCCCCAAACAGGTGTAATGTTAGCAGATGCCTGAATTTTGGgcatccctccccccttttggggagaaaagccCAATTTGGATCGAAGCCTGTTCACTCTTCCCTTCCCACACTTTATCCTGATCCCAATCGTATCAAAGGCAATGATTTCAACCATGGAGGGTAAAATATACAGAAATAATATGGTGGCTCTGGAAGCTAAtggaagctggggaggggggttgattTGTGTGAAGGAAACTGATGGGGGCAATGGGTGAAGCTCCCCCTCCTCTGCAGTGATCCAAATTGGGATTTCATGCAACTCAATTGCACTGAGCTGCACTGTTTTGCAAAATGCAACTTCCTCATGGTTGCATGAGTGAGGGCTTTTTTCTTTACTAAAATAAGTAAAGATGCCAGAGGGGTATTTGTGTTTAATTTGCCCTTagtaatatgtttttaaaatcctTGCAGTTAGCCTTGCAACGGCTGTTTAGAAGCACACCCTTGGCCTCTGAATGGAGAAGTGCCTTGCACTGCAACCAGATCATAATTAGGGTGAGGTTCCTAGGACAAAGAAGGATGTTTGTGAACTGAGGAGTAACCCACCCTCTCTCTCCTGCTACATGAAATTGTCAAAGGCAAGACATAGGAAGGAAAtaaagctgtgaagggcaagggtAGGGAAATTGTTAAGAGGCTGAGCTATAAATCAAGGCTTcttggtttagaccaggggtctccaaactttttggctggagggccacatcaaatatctggcatggtgcggagggccggggaaaaaatttaaatataaaatttaaataaataagagatgaaacttagatgagtgaataaatgagtgaattggctcattcattcaacctctctggccctcagaacaccctccagacacaatcagagcacagttctggtcatgttcagttgagtgggccagaggctttcagggggcaaggGGTTGGTCGTGGACTTGACCAagacagaggcttgctgtgggccacatctggcccccgggctggggtttggtgacccctggtttagactttACCATGaactcacagccccatcctatccacactttcctgggagtaagccccactgactctaatgagacttacttctgagtagacatgcatagcattgggctctgactcagagcccagtcctatgtatgtctactcagaagtatgacccattatagtcaatggagcttactcccaggtatgtgtagataggattgcagcctcaacctACCCAGCTGTGcaatggggataataatgctcccttaccttacaTGCTAGTTGTAAGAATCTAGTGCAGATgatacatgtgaaatgctttgtgtCATGTACATGCCaacttatttattaattattatcatcattatcatcattattatcaaGGTGTAACTTAAGGCACCAATTGATGATGTCCTGCTCTTATGTGTCTCCACCCAGCACACAATCTGCACACATAAAAAGGGTTACCTCCTTGCTCGCAACCAATCTACCACACACCCTCATGTCCCCATTGATCTCACCTGTGAGGTTCACCTTCTGGCTGTAGGGAGAAGGGATCCATCGGCCCTTCATGTTTTCCTCATAACTGCAGGCAAATTCCCCACTGTGGTTGGAGTTAAACTGTGGAATCCTTAAAGCAGCATCTGGGGAGGGATCCCCAGGTTCTCTGGAGCTCTGCTGTGACTCTTCGTTGCTGAAGTCCATTTCAACCCCATCCCTGTAGAAGTGGAACCGTTTCtccatgttgctgctgctgctggacaaGCAAGAGATGAGCAGGGGCTCCCCCTCATATACTGCTCTGGGTGGAGGATTGATGTCAAGTACTGGAGGAGGCAGAGGATCTAAAAGAGTCATCCAACATGAAGAGGTGATAAGCAGGTGATAAGAGGTGATAGAATGAAACAGACAAACCAAAGCTCCTTTCTTTCAACTAGACATGATAAAAAATCAGGGGAGATCTACAGGTGTGGATTCTCACAGAGTGTGAACATCCTTTTCCAGGCCAAACAGGTGAGCCAGAAAGGGAGTTTTGATTCTGCCTCTTAGCAGAAGGGGGCAGAGAAGGTCCTGTGGAATGCATTGGCAATactgatttgtttaaagggatCAGCTGAGAAGGTGTGAGCTAGGAGGGGGTTTGACTCCTACctttcacacatttttttttaatggcactgGCACCCcctccactcagaagtaaggggGCAGGAATAAGATCATGTAGCTCCATGCTCAGCTGTCCATAGCACTGCATTGTCCCCCTCAACTTCTCCCagctgggtgggcaaggaggTAGTGGCGTATGGAGAGCAGCACATTTTCTACGCCTTGGGTGTGATCTGCCCTTGGGTCAGGCCTGTCCCAAAGATAAGCTGCCCTTGGGTCAAGCTTGCCCTGAAACAAAGACTCAACATTTTGGAAAAAAGGAATGTCCTCTACTCACTAGCCCATGCTACTGGTTTGGTGTCTACTGAGCCTCTGCCAAATGAAGCACCTCCGTTAATCCCCAGCTTTGCTAAATAAAGTATGGTTGTCTCTTCTGCTCTCTGCCATTCAAGGAGCTATGTGATACAGCTGAGCACTGGCGACAGAACAAAAGGCACAGTtgtctatttttaaacatttggatACAGCTGAGTGGTACTCATCCTGGAAACCATGGATGCATCCTGAGATCATGTCTTGCACCCAGTGAGGCTGATCAACAGGAGTCTGCATTAATCTGCCAACCCCGACCTTTGAACATTTAGAAAATGAAGACCTTTGGGGACCATTTCACCAGGCTCAACTCTTCTACCTCTCCATTTCCTTTTCTCAATCTGGTGAAGAGGTCAAGAGAACATCTGTTTAAGATtttgtgtcattttgaaaagggtCTGACCAGAATGTGATCTTAATCTAACACTGCATGAGACCTTTTCTAGATCTTAAACCCGGAAGCTGTTTCAGGGTCAGGGTGTGCAGAGGACACCCATCTCTTCACCGCCACTGAGTACCTACACCTGCCCCTTCACTCACCTCTGAGAGTCCCAAGTCAGAAAGTGGAATTTCCAGGTAGCAAATGGCTCACCTGTCCATTCCAAAAAGATGGAGTTGCTCCTTTGGGACCGGATCTTCCGTCCTGATACCAAGGCCCAATACGTACAGCTGTTTCCCCTGGCTGTCTTTCCCTTCAACTTGAATGTGTGCCTGTGACTGAGATGTACGTTGAGGTCCTGGCCTCCAATCTCTTCATACAATTCATAGCCTGCCCGGGCCAGCCCTCCAGGAGCTGAACAGGTGAAGGTAACCTCTTCTCCTTGGATGTAAACAGGAAACTGGGGTTGGACAGAAAGGACTGGAGGTTGTGGGGACTCTGGGATTCCaggggaaaagagagaaagaaagagtccAGTTAGTTTGGGAACAATCTCATGAAACTTGAGTGAAGTTTTCCCTTCCCAGAAGAATTCAAATTTTTTTGGGCATGAAATAAGGATGGTCAAAAGAATCGGTAGGTTGACATTTGGAGTGTGGTGAGACATGGCACAGAAGTGAGGCTGTACATGGAAGATAAATGTGCCTTGCCCCCTGGGATTACTACCCTTGCCTCctattctttcttccttttcctgatAGGAAACTGAAGTGGTGTCAGCAAAAGCTTTTGGGATGTTgcagaagtcccccccccccccacacacacacaactaggAACTTGTGGGAAGCCGATGAGAGAGGTGGAACACAGAGACACAGCAGGATGATATAAAAATGGTTCATGGACTTATCTGAAGAGGTAAGTGGTCTTCTGTAGCTCTGCTCTTCCTTCTGCTCTTAGAGAGGTATGTGTTCTCTTTTCAGCTCTTTTATCCCTCTTTCCTCAACACATACCAGCAAAGAATTCATTCACTTCTCAGGCTGGTTCCCTTTTATATAGACCTCTGCCTGAAGCTTTTTGAACTGGTAGGAGGACCTCCTTGCCTTAGCTCAGCCTGGCAGTCTAATccaggggcgtcaaactcatttcatacagaaaacCTAAGTGAGCCTTCTtgctacctgctgagggctggaagtgacatcattcagtagacagtgacatcattaagcagttgatggccagaaataggcactttgttctcacatggaaactcattagctgcagatgacagaagagaaaatatgcaaatcatattttcaagatatgggagagcctaattatcatactgagagagcccaattataatgggggcctgGATAaaatgctttggggggggcagcatttggccttatgtttgacacccttggtctaaaCTCAGATCCTGCATAGTTAACCCTATAACTGCACATCAAGCTGTAACTTTTCTATATCAGAGAAGTACTGGGACAAAAGTCCTACAATGTTTTCCCTCTCATACTTTTGGAAAGCACAAGTGTGATCAgctacctccccctccccataatagTGCCCAGGAATAAGGCAGCGGGCAGGTGATGGCCGTCCTTCAGGGCTGCTGCAACAGTTTTGGTGGCAGCGCTGAATCCACTACAGCCATATGTGTCTGTGCCAAGAGGAGagaatgtctgtctgtctttcctcTAAGAAAGGGAGTAGGGTGGAACAAGGGGGTCGAGGAAAGAACATGTCTGTCTGCCCCACCACTTTTTTGAACTGGCAGTTaggatgtgggagggagggaataaAACTTGTGTGTGCACCATGGGAGACACACCACAGGGCTTTGCCTGAGTGCCCCCCCAAACCTGGCACTGACTCTGTGCAGGGGTGGTTGGAATGGATGGAGGCTAGATATGGGATGCATCTCTTGACCTCCTGAAtgtcccctcctcttcccttgtcCTTTGTCATGTCCCCTGTTATCCAAACTCCTTGGGTTCAGGGAGGT from Tiliqua scincoides isolate rTilSci1 chromosome 9, rTilSci1.hap2, whole genome shotgun sequence includes these protein-coding regions:
- the LOC136660489 gene encoding low affinity immunoglobulin gamma Fc region receptor II-like, translated to MYWILQSGQEIQSPRSNSISVVRTESPQPPVLSVQPQFPVYIQGEEVTFTCSAPGGLARAGYELYEEIGGQDLNVHLSHRHTFKLKGKTARGNSCTYWALVSGRKIRSQRSNSIFLEWTDPLPPPVLDINPPPRAVYEGEPLLISCLSSSSSNMEKRFHFYRDGVEMDFSNEESQQSSREPGDPSPDAALRIPQFNSNHSGEFACSYEENMKGRWIPSPYSQKVNLTVQPRDSSGPVLMYVRLAFVLLIPLILLVYYYHPRMKRVWKSEEAFQPQESKEETEFIN